The Gordonia sp. KTR9 genome contains a region encoding:
- a CDS encoding zeta toxin family protein, whose product MTPRLDLVVGCDGAGKSTLVEHHLQPLLHTPFVNADLIARQKWPDAAEAHSYDAARLAAATRDKLIGTGASFIAETVFSHPSKLELIERAHAAGYRVVLHVVMIPEDLAVHRVRLRVDSGGHAVPEVKIRERFRRLWPLVRTAILRSEQATVYANERPTTRIVARYVDGMVAGMPDWPDWTPDAPTRSEPR is encoded by the coding sequence GTGACACCGCGGCTCGACCTGGTCGTCGGGTGTGATGGCGCGGGGAAGTCGACGCTGGTCGAGCATCATCTGCAGCCCTTGCTGCACACGCCCTTCGTGAACGCCGACCTGATCGCCCGGCAGAAGTGGCCCGACGCCGCGGAAGCGCATTCCTACGACGCCGCCCGACTGGCGGCGGCCACCCGCGACAAACTGATCGGGACAGGCGCCTCGTTCATCGCCGAGACGGTCTTTTCGCATCCATCCAAACTGGAACTCATCGAACGTGCGCACGCCGCCGGCTACCGAGTGGTGCTCCACGTCGTGATGATCCCCGAGGATCTCGCGGTCCATCGCGTCCGGTTGCGCGTCGACAGCGGTGGGCACGCGGTCCCGGAGGTCAAGATCCGCGAGCGGTTCCGGCGCCTGTGGCCGCTCGTCCGCACGGCCATCCTCCGTAGCGAGCAGGCAACCGTGTACGCCAACGAGCGACCGACCACGCGCATCGTCGCGCGGTACGTCGACGGTATGGTCGCGGGCATGCCCGACTGGCCGGACTGGACGCCGGATGCGCCGACGCGTTCGGAGCCACGATGA
- a CDS encoding TA system antitoxin ParD family protein: MSTGTDKVTRLSAALVTDAAREGAREQRSARQQLEHWARLGRSVSQRTTASRRRVEAALAGDLPGEVLTAEEAVVYDAEIDAHLEARLATDDHVVRRASDGFSSVVVDDDGRLVEHRPDGTTVILGR; this comes from the coding sequence ATGAGCACGGGTACGGACAAGGTGACCCGGCTGTCTGCCGCATTGGTGACCGATGCCGCCCGGGAGGGCGCGCGCGAGCAGCGGTCAGCGCGGCAGCAACTCGAACACTGGGCCCGTCTCGGCCGCAGCGTCTCGCAGCGCACCACCGCGTCGCGTCGGCGGGTCGAGGCCGCGCTGGCGGGCGACTTGCCGGGAGAGGTGTTGACCGCCGAGGAAGCCGTCGTCTACGACGCCGAGATCGACGCGCACCTCGAAGCGCGACTCGCCACCGACGACCACGTGGTTCGTCGTGCATCGGACGGGTTCTCCTCGGTCGTCGTCGATGACGACGGACGGCTAGTCGAACACCGTCCCGACGGGACGACGGTCATCCTCGGCCGGTGA
- the msrA gene encoding peptide-methionine (S)-S-oxide reductase MsrA produces the protein MTTDTGQITVRPGTETAVLAGGCFWGMEDLIRKQPGVLGTRVGYTGGQNDHATYRNHPGHAEAVEIVFDPTQTTYRDILAFFFQIHDPSTRNRQGNDVGTSYRSAIFPVTPEQERVARDTIADVDASGLWPGKAVTTIEELGPFWEAEPEHQDYLLNFPNGYTCHFPRPGWVLPKRDAASTR, from the coding sequence ATGACGACCGACACCGGCCAGATCACCGTCCGTCCCGGCACCGAGACCGCGGTCCTCGCGGGCGGATGCTTCTGGGGCATGGAAGACCTGATCCGCAAGCAGCCCGGAGTTCTGGGCACCCGGGTCGGTTACACGGGCGGGCAGAACGACCACGCCACCTACCGCAACCACCCCGGGCATGCCGAAGCCGTGGAGATCGTGTTCGACCCGACGCAGACGACGTATCGCGATATCCTCGCGTTCTTCTTCCAGATCCACGACCCGTCGACGCGCAACCGGCAGGGAAACGATGTCGGCACGAGCTACCGCTCGGCGATCTTCCCGGTGACACCGGAGCAGGAGCGGGTCGCCCGGGACACCATCGCCGACGTCGACGCGTCGGGACTGTGGCCCGGCAAGGCGGTCACGACGATCGAGGAGCTGGGCCCGTTCTGGGAGGCCGAGCCCGAGCACCAGGACTACCTGCTCAACTTCCCGAACGGCTACACCTGCCACTTCCCGCGTCCGGGATGGGTGTTGCCGAAGCGGGATGCGGCGTCGACGCGGTGA